A genomic window from Sparus aurata chromosome 4, fSpaAur1.1, whole genome shotgun sequence includes:
- the LOC115580158 gene encoding globoside alpha-1,3-N-acetylgalactosaminyltransferase 1-like isoform X2 — translation MAKVMEDIVGPTECQEKGSWKIENLTMQNGVKYAQPSTQQGRTDVNSVTNWNVPLVWEGTFDPVVIDVIYKKMDPRIAVVVFAVGKYTRFLEAFLQTGEKYFMVGFRVTYYIFTDHKEEVPNINLGEGRKISVLDVPSATRWQDVVLGRMKWATIAIDKQIRNESDYLFMMDIDSVFHNRFGAESLSQLTGVLHRLYYKNFNRDQFTYERRNLSRAYIPLDEGDYYYTAAVWGGYLEDMYKLVKYCYMQSEEDAKNNIEAVWQEESHLNKYLLYNKPTKVLSPEYLWSDYNEVPEDIKVVRISQLVKNYAEVRPNGGQ, via the exons GGTGAAATATGCTCAGCCAAGCACACAGCAAGG ACGCACTGATGTGAACTCGGTGACAAACTGGAACGTTCCTCTGGTTTGGGAGGGAACCTTTGATCCAGTGGTTATCGATGTAATCTATAAGAAAATGGATCCAAGAATTGCTGTGGTGGTGTTTGCTGTTGGCAA ATACACACGCTTCCTGGAGGCCTTCCTGCAGACAGGTGAGAAGTACTTTATGGTTGGCTTCAGAGTCACTTACTACATCTTCACAGACCATAAAGAAGAAGTCCCCAAT ATTAATCTTGGTGAGGGGCGGAAGATCTCAGTGCTCGATGTCCCCAGTGCCACCCGCTGGCAGGACGTAGTACTGGGCAGGATGAAATGGGCAACCATCGCCATTGACAAGCAG ATCCGTAATGAATCAGACTATCTGTTTATGATGGACATCGACAGTGTCTTCCACAACCGATTCGGAGCCGAGTCTCTCAGTCAGCTGACTGGTGTTCTCCACCGTCTTTACTACAAG aATTTCAATAGGGATCAGTTTACGTATGAGCGCCGAAACCTGTCCAGGGCCTACATCCCTCTTGATGAAGGAGACTATTACtacactgctgctgtgtgggGCGGATACCTGGAGGACATGTACAAGCTGGTCAA ATACTGTTACATGCAGTCGGAGGAGGACGCCAAGAACAACATTGAAGCTGTGTGGCAGGAAGAGAGTCACCTCAACAA GTACCTTTTGTACAACAAGCCAACCAAGGTGCTGTCTCCAGAGTACTTGTGGTCGGACTATAACGAGGTACCAGAGGACATTAAGGTCGTCAGGATCTCCCAGTTGGTCAAGAACTATGCAGAAGTGCGGCCCAATGGTGGACAGTGA